The following proteins are co-located in the Nonlabens ponticola genome:
- a CDS encoding T9SS type A sorting domain-containing protein: protein MKKLLLFCALIFSAMALNAQTIGIVGPAANGWPGDDNSTPDIELTDNGDGTHTIEGLTLNTGAAKFRTNKNWDEPNYGGDTFPSGNVTGGNIPVAAGVYDITLDLNSNTYTFEDVSTFTEIELVGTADGDTAFEMATTDGVNYTLSTTQLGDTMLQFREVGTTTTYSSADFPSGTATEGGEAINSTSGFYNVSFNLETLAYSFDIPSIGLVGPGAAGWPGEENQTPDIMMSSENGDVYVLEDQVINDGDIKFRQDQDWSVNWGGTAFPEGPAVLNSGDNIPATAGTYDITFSRSNSTYTFTSSTASNDDVAFAGFKVYPNPSSDVWVFENQNELIAGVSVYDQTGKLIYESDDNALRTQFNAGSLSTGLYIAQVTLANGSQRAIRLLKK, encoded by the coding sequence ATGAAAAAACTTTTACTTTTTTGTGCATTGATATTCAGTGCAATGGCCCTGAACGCCCAGACGATTGGTATTGTGGGACCAGCTGCCAATGGATGGCCTGGTGATGACAATTCAACGCCAGATATAGAGCTTACCGACAATGGTGATGGTACACATACTATTGAAGGCTTGACGCTAAATACCGGTGCGGCAAAATTTAGAACCAACAAGAATTGGGATGAGCCTAACTATGGTGGTGATACATTCCCATCAGGAAATGTGACTGGCGGTAATATCCCTGTAGCAGCTGGCGTCTATGATATTACGTTGGATTTAAATAGTAATACCTATACTTTTGAAGACGTCTCAACATTTACTGAGATTGAACTAGTTGGAACTGCAGATGGTGACACAGCTTTTGAAATGGCTACTACTGATGGTGTCAACTATACATTGAGCACTACTCAATTGGGTGATACTATGCTACAATTTAGAGAAGTGGGAACAACAACAACTTACTCTTCTGCTGATTTTCCATCTGGTACTGCTACAGAAGGTGGTGAGGCGATCAATTCAACTAGTGGTTTTTACAATGTTTCATTTAATCTTGAGACTCTAGCCTATTCTTTTGATATTCCGTCTATAGGTCTAGTAGGTCCAGGCGCCGCTGGATGGCCTGGAGAAGAGAATCAGACACCAGACATCATGATGTCAAGTGAGAATGGAGATGTTTATGTGCTAGAAGATCAGGTAATTAATGATGGTGATATCAAGTTTAGACAAGATCAAGACTGGAGTGTCAATTGGGGTGGCACGGCATTCCCAGAAGGCCCTGCAGTTTTGAACAGTGGCGATAATATTCCTGCTACTGCTGGCACTTACGATATTACCTTCTCAAGGTCTAATTCTACTTATACGTTTACATCATCAACCGCATCAAATGATGATGTAGCTTTTGCTGGTTTCAAAGTATATCCTAATCCATCAAGTGATGTATGGGTTTTTGAAAATCAAAATGAATTGATTGCTGGAGTTTCTGTATATGATCAAACAGGTAAACTAATTTACGAGAGCGACGACAATGCATTGCGTACTCAGTTCAACGCAGGTAGTTTGAGTACTGGATTATACATTGCTCAAGTAACACTTGCCAATGGCTCCCAAAGAGCGATACGATTGCTCAAGAAGTAA
- a CDS encoding DUF1569 domain-containing protein — translation MKSFFEQQTYEELRARLQQIESSAQPEWGKMNAAQMFQHCQYPIQTALGKDKFNMKPNWIVKLLFKKMMYSEKPFKRNAPTPKVFQATDNYDFSSEKEKLDQWMQELWYDRDNEDRRPHPVFGHFTKDQWGTLQWKHLDHHFRQFGV, via the coding sequence ATGAAATCATTTTTTGAACAGCAAACCTATGAAGAACTGAGAGCTAGACTACAACAGATTGAGTCTAGCGCACAACCAGAATGGGGAAAGATGAATGCAGCACAAATGTTTCAGCATTGTCAATATCCTATTCAAACAGCTCTAGGGAAAGATAAGTTCAACATGAAACCTAACTGGATTGTCAAATTGCTGTTTAAAAAGATGATGTACAGCGAGAAACCCTTTAAGAGAAATGCGCCTACTCCTAAAGTCTTTCAAGCCACTGACAATTATGACTTTTCAAGCGAGAAAGAAAAGCTAGATCAATGGATGCAAGAGTTGTGGTACGACCGTGACAATGAAGACCGTCGACCTCATCCTGTATTTGGACACTTCACCAAAGATCAATGGGGCACTCTACAGTGGAAGCATCTAGATCATCACTTTAGGCAATTTGGTGTTTAG
- a CDS encoding adenylate kinase: protein MIKIHDLYFKPFLSAHEIQQAVENLAYQINRDLKDSRPIFIGVLNGSYMVLADLTRKFQGDCEVAFLRTSSYEGTQSTGTIKLDIELDVDLKDRTVIVVEDIVDTGLTVDMLSRKLNSHQPAALHIATLFLKPDVYKRDFKIDYVGQNIENKFVVGYGMDYNNLGRNLPELYVQTSRMKNIVLFGPPGAGKGTQAERLKDKYGLVHISTGDVFRYNIKNETELGTLAKSYMDKGNLVPDEVTIKMLKAEVEKNPEANGFIFDGFPRTDAQAKALDELLQSLDTEVSGMVALEVQDDVLVDRLLERGKSSGRLDDANEKVIQDRIAVYYKQTAPLKEFYQNQRKYYGVDGVGSVDEITDRLSVEFDKL, encoded by the coding sequence TTGATCAAGATTCACGACCTGTATTTCAAACCATTTTTATCGGCTCACGAGATACAGCAGGCTGTGGAAAACCTCGCCTATCAAATCAACCGAGATCTCAAGGACTCACGTCCCATTTTTATAGGTGTGCTCAACGGTAGCTACATGGTGCTGGCAGATTTGACACGCAAATTCCAGGGTGACTGCGAGGTCGCGTTCTTGCGAACGAGTAGTTATGAGGGCACGCAATCTACAGGAACCATCAAACTGGATATCGAGTTGGATGTTGACCTAAAGGATAGAACGGTGATCGTGGTAGAGGATATTGTGGATACGGGTTTGACGGTTGATATGCTTTCGCGAAAGCTGAATTCCCACCAGCCTGCAGCACTACACATTGCGACCCTATTTCTCAAACCAGATGTGTACAAGCGAGACTTTAAAATCGATTATGTAGGACAGAATATCGAGAACAAATTTGTCGTGGGATACGGCATGGATTATAATAACTTAGGGCGCAACCTGCCCGAACTTTATGTACAAACTTCACGCATGAAAAACATTGTATTATTTGGCCCACCAGGTGCTGGAAAGGGAACACAAGCAGAACGTCTCAAGGATAAATACGGGCTGGTGCATATTTCTACCGGCGACGTTTTTAGATACAACATCAAGAACGAGACTGAGCTGGGAACGCTAGCAAAATCATACATGGATAAGGGTAATCTTGTACCAGATGAGGTGACTATCAAGATGCTCAAGGCTGAAGTTGAGAAAAATCCAGAAGCTAATGGTTTTATTTTTGACGGTTTCCCACGTACTGATGCTCAAGCAAAGGCACTTGATGAATTACTACAATCGCTGGATACCGAAGTGAGCGGCATGGTCGCTCTAGAAGTTCAGGATGATGTACTGGTAGATCGTTTGCTAGAACGCGGCAAGAGTAGCGGTCGTCTTGATGATGCTAATGAAAAGGTGATTCAGGATCGTATTGCAGTCTATTACAAGCAAACGGCACCACTTAAAGAGTTCTATCAAAACCAGCGTAAATACTATGGTGTCGATGGCGTAGGTAGCGTCGATGAGATCACTGATCGATTGAGTGTGGAGTTTGATAAGCTGTAA
- a CDS encoding tetratricopeptide repeat protein gives MSKSLPALIIFFLISSLGSSQIKNDLTFESSIGEAFEKYSVLRSNDPNEYVLGIVYFDATAGMSFRYLGNLNAQDDDTLQFEGIPNGMMIMRIESNWNKSHILSDDDVAVLKLEEDFVTSLSGLLKNYNPEKKDLKYKYDLGFAFNHSGDGNAALPYLMEVHAEDPLYERLPFEIAFAYNASGQYDKALKFIDSSDVIVTEDILLLKELNFAYANSDQIDKSIKLYDELKSKDFEKELKAEIAFNIAGHYFRSLNRDEFLKWKKETNTYNNTQLDGILDQLEAQLKIEIEKSTTGEN, from the coding sequence ATGTCAAAATCTCTACCCGCATTAATTATATTTTTTCTGATAAGTTCTTTAGGTAGCTCGCAGATAAAGAATGATCTGACTTTTGAATCTTCTATTGGTGAAGCATTTGAAAAGTACAGTGTTTTAAGAAGTAACGATCCAAATGAATATGTTCTTGGCATCGTCTATTTTGACGCGACTGCAGGAATGTCATTTCGTTATCTAGGAAACCTAAATGCTCAAGATGATGATACTCTCCAATTTGAAGGTATTCCTAATGGGATGATGATTATGCGTATAGAGTCAAATTGGAACAAATCTCATATTCTTTCTGACGACGATGTAGCAGTTTTAAAACTAGAGGAAGATTTTGTCACCAGTTTAAGTGGTTTATTAAAAAATTACAATCCTGAGAAGAAGGATTTGAAATATAAATATGATTTAGGATTTGCGTTCAATCACTCAGGTGATGGCAACGCAGCTTTACCATACTTAATGGAAGTTCATGCTGAGGACCCATTATACGAGAGGCTGCCGTTTGAAATAGCTTTTGCGTACAATGCAAGCGGACAGTATGATAAGGCACTAAAATTTATAGATTCAAGCGATGTAATTGTGACTGAAGATATATTGCTATTGAAAGAGTTGAACTTTGCCTATGCAAACTCAGATCAAATAGATAAGTCCATAAAATTATATGATGAATTAAAATCAAAGGACTTTGAAAAAGAGTTAAAAGCAGAAATTGCCTTCAATATCGCAGGGCATTATTTCAGGTCTTTAAACAGAGATGAATTTCTCAAATGGAAAAAAGAAACTAATACCTACAACAACACTCAATTAGATGGTATTCTTGATCAATTAGAAGCGCAATTAAAGATTGAGATAGAGAAAAGCACTACGGGTGAAAACTAG
- a CDS encoding PLP-dependent cysteine synthase family protein, with product MKYAENILETIGNTPLVKMNKLVEDLPCLVLAKYETFNPGNSVKDRMGLKMIEDAEADGRLKPGGTIIEGTSGNTGMGLALAAIIKGYKLICVLSDKQSKEKMDILKAVGAQVHVCPTDVAPDDPQSYYSTSKRLSEEIPNSWYVNQYDNPSNCKAHYESTGPEIWEQTDGKVTHFVVGVGTGGTISGVGTYLKLQNPDIKVWGIDTYGSVFKKYHETGIFDENEIYPYVTEGIGEDILPLNVRFEVIDGFTKVTDKDAAIYTRRLAKEEGMFLGNSAGAAIKGLLQIHEQTPFTKDDVVVILYHDHGSRYVGKFFNDEWMAQKGWLEE from the coding sequence ATGAAATACGCTGAAAATATCCTTGAAACCATAGGAAACACGCCACTAGTAAAGATGAACAAGTTGGTAGAAGATTTACCATGCTTGGTGCTGGCAAAATATGAAACCTTCAATCCAGGAAACAGCGTCAAGGACCGTATGGGTCTTAAAATGATTGAGGACGCAGAGGCCGACGGACGCCTCAAACCAGGCGGAACCATCATTGAAGGAACCAGCGGCAACACAGGAATGGGACTCGCACTAGCTGCCATTATAAAAGGCTACAAGCTTATATGCGTTCTCAGCGACAAACAATCCAAAGAAAAGATGGACATCCTCAAAGCAGTAGGTGCACAAGTTCACGTATGTCCTACAGATGTCGCACCAGACGATCCACAAAGCTATTATTCTACCAGCAAGAGATTAAGCGAGGAAATACCTAACTCATGGTATGTAAATCAATACGATAATCCTTCCAATTGTAAAGCACATTACGAGAGTACCGGTCCAGAAATCTGGGAACAAACTGATGGTAAAGTAACTCACTTTGTAGTAGGTGTAGGAACCGGCGGTACGATTTCAGGAGTAGGGACTTATTTAAAATTGCAAAATCCAGACATTAAGGTTTGGGGAATTGATACTTATGGTAGTGTGTTTAAGAAATATCACGAGACAGGTATTTTTGATGAGAATGAGATCTATCCTTATGTTACTGAAGGTATAGGCGAGGATATCCTACCACTCAACGTGAGATTTGAGGTTATCGATGGCTTTACCAAAGTAACTGATAAAGATGCTGCCATCTACACACGCAGACTGGCCAAAGAAGAAGGTATGTTCTTAGGGAACAGCGCAGGAGCGGCGATCAAAGGATTGTTACAAATCCATGAGCAAACGCCATTTACTAAGGACGATGTCGTGGTGATATTATACCACGATCACGGCAGTCGTTATGTAGGTAAATTCTTCAACGATGAATGGATGGCCCAAAAAGGCTGGTTAGAAGAATAG
- a CDS encoding DUF2851 family protein: MSRQASMQEDFIHYLWKFKKLSGLALHTTTGDPIVIKSLGSHNFHSGPDFFNSRLLIGNQLWAGNVEMHIKASDWYKHGHDDDPAYDNVILHVVWKHDAEISRRDEVNIPVLEVSRYVPDELIISYTKLFAYKNNQFINCEKSIGRVDQFHVDQWLDKLFIQRLEQRYHKIIKSLEMNNGDWESTFFQLLCRSFGTKVNADAFEQLATSIPQSTLRKLATDAFSLEAVMLGQAGLLDKDHQDNYAGELLREYAFAKAKHQLQPIHTPLKFFRLRPANYPTVRISQLAQLYHRNPLLFGELLLTNDLGQMRSLFKARASKYWDTHHVFDKETTSREKLLTEILINLIIINCVIPAKFAFIKYQGNNDFEPLLELMRQLPREKNTIVTGYNKLITVNDALQSQAVLQLKPNYCDVNKCLSCDIGVRLMTAGS, encoded by the coding sequence ATGTCAAGACAGGCATCAATGCAAGAAGATTTCATCCACTACTTATGGAAGTTCAAGAAATTATCTGGCCTGGCACTGCATACAACTACAGGTGACCCAATAGTGATCAAATCACTAGGTAGCCATAATTTTCACTCAGGTCCGGACTTTTTTAATTCTAGGCTATTGATAGGTAATCAATTATGGGCTGGTAATGTAGAGATGCATATCAAGGCGAGCGACTGGTACAAGCATGGTCATGATGACGACCCTGCATATGACAACGTAATCTTGCATGTAGTGTGGAAACACGATGCCGAAATCTCTCGTCGTGACGAGGTCAATATTCCCGTATTAGAAGTTTCTAGGTATGTTCCTGATGAACTCATTATTTCCTATACTAAGCTATTTGCTTACAAGAACAATCAGTTCATCAATTGTGAGAAATCCATAGGTAGAGTAGATCAATTTCATGTAGATCAATGGCTTGATAAACTTTTTATTCAACGTCTAGAGCAGCGTTATCACAAGATCATTAAATCCCTTGAAATGAATAATGGCGATTGGGAATCGACATTTTTCCAGTTGCTATGTCGCAGTTTTGGTACTAAGGTCAATGCAGATGCTTTTGAGCAACTCGCCACAAGTATACCGCAATCTACATTGAGGAAACTTGCTACTGACGCTTTCAGCCTGGAAGCTGTCATGTTAGGACAAGCAGGTCTTCTTGACAAGGATCATCAAGATAATTATGCAGGAGAGCTTTTGAGGGAATACGCTTTCGCGAAAGCAAAACATCAACTACAACCTATCCACACACCACTCAAATTTTTCAGACTGCGACCAGCCAATTATCCTACCGTGCGCATCTCGCAATTGGCGCAATTGTATCATCGGAATCCGTTGCTATTCGGAGAATTATTATTGACAAATGATTTAGGTCAAATGAGATCATTGTTTAAGGCGAGAGCTTCTAAATATTGGGATACTCATCACGTCTTTGACAAAGAAACAACCTCTCGCGAGAAATTACTGACTGAGATTTTGATCAACCTTATAATCATCAACTGCGTCATTCCAGCCAAGTTTGCCTTCATCAAGTACCAAGGCAACAATGATTTTGAGCCTTTGCTAGAGCTGATGCGTCAATTACCCAGAGAAAAGAACACTATAGTTACAGGATACAATAAGCTTATTACTGTAAATGATGCGTTACAAAGTCAGGCAGTTTTACAATTAAAACCGAACTATTGCGATGTCAACAAATGTCTGAGTTGTGATATAGGCGTTAGACTTATGACGGCTGGCTCATAG
- a CDS encoding exo-beta-N-acetylmuramidase NamZ family protein, with product MKYSRFNPSFKVFKYTIILMAVMLQSCDASINNKNKTQGKDAVDNPKVSSQTKSITKVNPLQNIAVPAADRVDDWLPLLKGKRIAIVGNQTSVINSHTVEERATWDDNVQVRYVHLVDSLLDRGVDVVKVFAPEHGFRGTADAGAAIEDGIDKRSGLPIISLYGANKKPTIDQLDNVDIILFDIQDVGARFYTYISTLHYVMEACAENKKQLIVLDRPNPNGNYIDGPILEPKHKSFVGMHPVPVVHGMTIGEYARMINGEKWLPYGEQCKLQVIAMKNYNRDLPYELPIAPSPNLPNAQSINLYPSLCFFEGTDVSVGRGTNMQFQVYGSPSLAKYRDFSFTPTPNVGAKRPMFNGKRCFGVDLRDYPKLDKIELEFLVDAYSKAPYKQAFFNDFFTKLAGTTVLQEQIEKGMSAEEITSTWQDGLKEYNEMRQAYLLYE from the coding sequence ATGAAATATTCTAGATTCAATCCTTCTTTTAAAGTATTCAAATATACCATAATCCTTATGGCCGTGATGCTGCAATCCTGCGATGCCAGCATCAATAACAAAAATAAAACCCAAGGAAAAGATGCTGTCGATAACCCTAAAGTCTCTTCTCAAACTAAGTCGATCACCAAGGTCAATCCACTCCAAAACATTGCTGTACCAGCAGCAGATCGAGTTGATGATTGGCTGCCGCTACTCAAAGGAAAGAGAATTGCCATTGTAGGCAATCAAACCAGCGTGATTAATAGCCATACGGTCGAGGAAAGAGCTACATGGGATGACAACGTACAAGTACGATATGTACACCTAGTGGATAGTTTACTGGATCGAGGCGTTGATGTGGTCAAGGTTTTTGCTCCAGAACATGGTTTTAGAGGCACGGCAGATGCTGGTGCCGCTATTGAAGATGGAATTGACAAGCGCAGCGGTTTGCCTATCATTTCCCTTTACGGTGCTAACAAGAAACCTACAATAGATCAATTAGATAATGTGGATATTATCCTGTTTGATATACAAGATGTAGGTGCAAGATTCTATACATACATCTCAACGCTGCACTATGTCATGGAAGCCTGTGCAGAAAATAAAAAACAACTCATCGTACTTGACAGACCTAATCCCAATGGTAATTACATCGATGGACCTATCCTAGAACCTAAGCATAAGAGTTTTGTAGGTATGCATCCGGTGCCTGTGGTTCATGGTATGACAATAGGTGAATATGCACGAATGATCAATGGCGAAAAATGGTTGCCTTATGGCGAGCAGTGCAAATTGCAGGTGATCGCCATGAAAAATTACAACCGTGACTTACCCTATGAATTGCCTATCGCGCCATCGCCTAACCTACCCAATGCTCAATCCATCAATTTATATCCCAGCCTATGCTTCTTTGAAGGGACTGATGTTAGTGTAGGTCGTGGTACTAACATGCAGTTTCAAGTTTATGGATCACCATCGCTGGCAAAGTATCGTGATTTCTCATTCACACCAACGCCTAATGTAGGTGCCAAAAGACCAATGTTTAACGGGAAACGATGTTTTGGCGTTGATTTGCGTGATTATCCTAAACTTGATAAAATCGAATTAGAATTTCTAGTCGATGCCTATAGCAAGGCGCCTTACAAACAAGCTTTCTTTAATGACTTTTTTACCAAGTTGGCAGGAACAACCGTACTGCAAGAACAAATAGAGAAAGGCATGAGCGCAGAAGAAATTACATCTACATGGCAAGACGGATTGAAAGAATACAACGAGATGCGACAAGCGTATTTACTTTATGAATAA
- a CDS encoding ABC transporter permease produces the protein MNLEYFIARRVQSSTAYKNSVSAPIIKIAIAAIAIGMIVMIIAVATGVGLQKKIKEKVSAFNGDISISLFDRNNSITTTRPISRDQPFYPDFNEVPDVSHVQAVATKGAMIRTATDFEGVILKGVGTDYNWDLFDDFIIAGTRPDVSLEKTSKDILISDDIARRLNLKVGDKARTYFMKPNEEPIGRAFTVSGIYDSGLEEYDTKFIIGDLRNIQKINKWQDDEVGKFEVFVNDFNDIDRIGREVYLEVPQLLDARTIKDMYPTIFQWLALLDGNIYGIIGIILIVGIINMITALLVLILDRTAMIGLLKSLGATDWNIRKVFLYNAMSLILQGLFWGNLIGLGLVAIQYFLAPLTLDPATYYVSQAPVYISWWHVLLLNLGTITICLLVLILPTLVISRISPVKAMRFE, from the coding sequence TTGAATCTAGAATATTTCATAGCGCGTCGAGTACAAAGTAGTACCGCTTATAAAAATAGCGTAAGCGCACCGATAATTAAAATTGCCATCGCTGCAATTGCCATAGGTATGATCGTTATGATCATCGCCGTTGCCACAGGTGTTGGTCTGCAAAAAAAGATCAAGGAAAAGGTGAGTGCATTTAACGGCGACATAAGTATCTCGTTATTTGATCGCAATAACAGTATTACAACCACAAGACCTATCTCTCGTGATCAACCTTTTTACCCAGATTTTAACGAGGTGCCTGATGTGAGCCATGTGCAAGCGGTAGCTACCAAGGGCGCCATGATACGTACCGCAACAGATTTTGAGGGCGTGATTCTTAAAGGTGTTGGCACAGATTATAATTGGGATTTGTTTGATGATTTTATCATTGCGGGAACGCGCCCAGATGTAAGCCTAGAAAAAACATCTAAGGACATCCTCATATCAGATGATATCGCACGCCGGCTCAATCTCAAAGTAGGTGACAAGGCTCGCACCTATTTTATGAAACCTAATGAAGAGCCCATAGGTAGAGCATTCACCGTTTCAGGTATCTATGATAGCGGTCTTGAGGAATACGACACGAAATTCATTATCGGCGATTTGCGCAACATCCAGAAGATCAATAAGTGGCAGGATGATGAGGTCGGTAAGTTTGAAGTTTTCGTCAACGATTTCAATGATATCGATCGGATAGGTCGTGAGGTATATCTGGAAGTACCACAACTGCTGGATGCTCGCACGATCAAGGATATGTATCCCACAATTTTTCAGTGGTTGGCATTGCTGGATGGCAATATCTACGGCATCATTGGCATCATCTTGATTGTCGGTATCATTAATATGATTACGGCGTTGCTGGTGTTAATATTGGATCGCACAGCAATGATAGGATTGCTCAAATCGCTAGGTGCGACAGACTGGAACATCCGCAAGGTCTTTTTGTACAATGCCATGAGTTTAATTCTGCAAGGACTTTTTTGGGGTAATTTAATAGGATTGGGATTGGTGGCAATTCAATATTTCCTGGCGCCGCTCACGTTGGATCCAGCGACCTATTATGTTTCACAAGCGCCCGTTTACATCTCTTGGTGGCATGTGTTGTTGCTCAATTTGGGTACGATCACCATTTGTCTTCTTGTATTGATCTTACCTACACTAGTCATTAGTCGCATCTCACCAGTAAAGGCTATGCGCTTTGAATGA
- the obgE gene encoding GTPase ObgE produces the protein MTEGNFVDYTKVNLESGRGGKGSTHLHREKYIEKGGPDGGDGGRGGHIILRGNKNLWTLYHFKYKRHFKAAQGGNGAKQRRTGEDGEDIYIDLPLGTVVRDTETGKIVHEVLEDGDEFIICEGGLGGRGNWHFKSSTRQTPRYAQPGTEGQAVDVTFELKVLADVGLVGFPNAGKSTLLSVLTAAKPKIANYEFTTLKPNLGIVEYRDFQTFVIADIPGIIEGAAEGKGIGHRFLRHIERNSTLLFLIPADSDDISAEYEILLNELRKYNPEMLDKERFVAISKADMLDEELMEQMREELDNQGAFNGAPYMFISSISQYNMQQLKDRLWQMLNEE, from the coding sequence ATGACTGAAGGAAATTTTGTTGACTACACTAAAGTAAACCTTGAATCTGGTCGTGGTGGTAAAGGCAGTACGCACTTGCACCGTGAGAAGTACATCGAGAAAGGTGGTCCAGATGGCGGTGATGGTGGTCGTGGTGGTCATATCATATTGCGCGGGAATAAAAACCTGTGGACGCTGTATCATTTTAAGTATAAGCGTCACTTCAAGGCAGCTCAAGGTGGCAACGGTGCAAAACAACGCCGTACAGGAGAAGATGGTGAGGACATTTACATTGATTTACCGTTGGGAACTGTCGTACGTGATACAGAAACTGGTAAGATCGTTCACGAGGTACTGGAAGATGGTGATGAGTTTATCATCTGTGAAGGTGGATTAGGCGGTCGCGGTAACTGGCACTTTAAAAGTTCCACGCGACAAACGCCACGATATGCACAGCCTGGAACTGAAGGTCAAGCGGTAGACGTGACTTTTGAACTTAAAGTTCTTGCAGATGTAGGTCTGGTAGGATTTCCTAATGCTGGAAAGTCAACGTTGCTATCAGTTCTTACCGCTGCAAAACCTAAAATTGCCAACTATGAATTTACCACGCTTAAACCTAATCTAGGAATTGTTGAGTACCGCGATTTTCAAACATTTGTCATTGCCGACATTCCTGGTATAATTGAAGGCGCTGCCGAAGGTAAAGGAATAGGTCACCGGTTCTTAAGACATATAGAACGTAATTCTACGCTCTTGTTTTTAATCCCAGCAGACTCAGACGATATCAGTGCAGAGTATGAGATACTACTCAATGAGTTGCGCAAATACAATCCAGAAATGCTGGATAAGGAACGATTTGTAGCTATTTCTAAAGCAGATATGCTAGATGAGGAACTCATGGAGCAAATGCGAGAGGAGCTAGACAATCAAGGTGCCTTTAATGGTGCACCATACATGTTTATAAGCTCGATAAGTCAATATAATATGCAACAGCTCAAGGATCGCTTGTGGCAAATGCTTAATGAAGAATAA
- a CDS encoding 5-(carboxyamino)imidazole ribonucleotide synthase, whose translation MGQTLFSSDFRLGILGGGQLGKMMLYTTRKWDIQTYVMDKHDTAPAFEGSTVFFEGDIMDYEAVLEFGRQVDVLTIEIENVNVDALEQLEKEGVAVSPSSKVLNLIRNKATQKTFYQEYNIPTAPFEVLETPKVTDRSFPYIWKSAEGGYDGKGVKVIRSKDDLNDLPDQECIYEDMIDFKLELAVIVARNASGDMTTYPVVEMEFHPEANQVEYVLCPARIDDNIAKQARELALQVSHAYNHVGLLAVEMFLTQNNQLLVNEVAPRPHNSGHYSIEGAVTDQFEQHVRCVLDLPLGSTDTVLPAVMVNLVGAEGHTGNVVYDGINEILAMDGVTPHIYGKKETRPFRKMGHVTIVADDIEKARKLAEIVKGKIKVVSS comes from the coding sequence ATGGGACAAACACTTTTTTCTTCAGATTTCAGGTTGGGTATTCTAGGCGGTGGTCAATTGGGCAAGATGATGCTGTACACAACGCGCAAATGGGATATCCAGACCTATGTCATGGACAAACACGATACGGCGCCAGCTTTTGAGGGCAGCACCGTTTTTTTTGAAGGAGACATCATGGACTACGAGGCCGTGCTGGAATTCGGCCGGCAAGTTGATGTGCTTACCATCGAGATTGAGAACGTCAATGTTGATGCGCTAGAGCAGTTGGAAAAAGAAGGCGTTGCCGTTTCACCTAGTTCCAAGGTCCTGAACCTGATACGCAACAAGGCTACCCAAAAGACCTTTTATCAAGAGTACAATATTCCTACCGCACCTTTTGAAGTCCTAGAAACGCCAAAGGTTACGGATCGCAGCTTTCCATACATCTGGAAAAGTGCCGAAGGCGGCTATGACGGCAAAGGCGTCAAAGTCATACGTTCTAAAGATGATTTAAATGACCTGCCTGATCAGGAATGTATCTATGAAGACATGATCGACTTCAAACTAGAGCTTGCTGTCATCGTTGCACGCAATGCTAGTGGTGACATGACCACCTATCCAGTAGTAGAGATGGAATTTCACCCAGAAGCTAACCAAGTTGAATATGTATTATGTCCAGCGAGAATAGATGATAACATCGCAAAACAAGCACGCGAACTTGCCTTACAGGTTTCACATGCCTACAATCATGTAGGATTATTAGCGGTAGAAATGTTCTTGACTCAAAACAACCAATTACTAGTCAATGAGGTCGCACCACGACCGCACAATTCTGGTCATTACAGTATTGAAGGAGCTGTGACTGATCAGTTTGAGCAACATGTGCGCTGTGTACTGGACCTTCCTTTAGGTTCTACAGATACGGTCCTGCCGGCAGTCATGGTCAACCTAGTAGGTGCCGAAGGTCATACAGGCAACGTCGTTTACGACGGCATCAACGAGATCCTTGCCATGGATGGCGTCACACCACATATTTACGGTAAAAAAGAAACCAGGCCCTTTAGAAAAATGGGACATGTCACGATTGTCGCAGACGATATTGAAAAAGCCCGCAAACTTGCTGAGATTGTGAAAGGGAAAATTAAAGTGGTGAGTAGTTAG